The following coding sequences are from one Epinephelus moara isolate mb chromosome 7, YSFRI_EMoa_1.0, whole genome shotgun sequence window:
- the si:ch211-67e16.4 gene encoding uncharacterized protein si:ch211-67e16.4 isoform X2, producing the protein MDVSIAVSLIRGQMGTVVERAVNGAVETVLAEMLKVVGVKFEELKAQVALMKRDVASLQREKAQKEKENDNIRAKLRYTELKLKYYRQGVEEELQQRASTSTLVRIHPSSFLQGQRGSGCVSSAETSPSCSTQSRTSEGSLTISNQECTSPHSTSRRTVRMRSHSDVEVATSDPSDLLLPVSVSVNTPTESLDSSTEQDTAQSKDEDQEDDCEWTITLQPHTGDVDDVVVPAPVQTLTLDPGQQSAAGFASPDGSTQADSSTLPSAPLQVKQEAQEPQQEEEEEEVICIKEEPEEEQEVMATLLLDCQVQQGHLQESETQRSVTEWSAIPASQRNHTAASSSAGPSAYPMPQPVASQQSMVALPSGIPPRQAVRPWTKDLSLYEEYKLRRNELRRRSITRRRELEKTLPQPLLADLVRERREKTRLRVARWRAKRKLQACINQAQALGGAAGLSQNGFPISSQHQQLTVSCAATSSSQQRQSSALPQSNSFLSNTSAANSISATLPFLPSTSSSTLLLRGSNMAPHQYTVTTSSPSSSYPQVSLQQSISLTDTDILQ; encoded by the exons ATGGATGTCAGCATTGCCGTGTCGCTGATTCGAGGTCAGATGGGTACTGTGGTTGAGCGAGCAGTGAACGGAGCGGTGGAGACAGTGCTGGCCGAAATGCTCAAAGTGGTCGGAGTCAAATTTGAGGAACTGAAAGCCCAAGTTGCGCTGATGAAGAGGGACGTTGCATCATTGCAGCGGGAAAAGGCccagaaagagaaggagaatgACAACATTCGAGCCAAGCTGCGTTACACCGAGCTGAAGTTGAAATACTACAGACAGggagtggaggaggagctgcaaCAGAGAGCCTCTACCTCCACTCTGGTTCGCATCCATCCGTCCTCCTTTCTTCAAGGACAGAGAGGTAGCGGATGTGTTTCCTCTGCTGAGACCTCTCCCTCATGCTCGACTCAGAGCAGGACCTCTGAAGGATCACTGACAATAAGCAATCAAG AATGCACCTCTCCACACAGCACAAGCAGACGTACAGTCAGAATGCGCTCCCATTCAGATGTGGAAGTTGCCACCTCTGACCCGTCTGACCTGCTGCTGCCCGTCTCAGTCTCTGTGAACACACCGACAGAATCTCTGGACAGCAGTACAG AACAAGACACAGCTCAGAGCAAAGATGAAGATCAGGAGGACGACTGTGAGTGGACCATCACCCTGCAGCCACATACAGGAGATGTGGATGATGTTGTTGTCCCTGCTCCTGTCCAGACTCTGACTTTGGATCCAGGGCAGCAGTCAGCAGCTGGTTTTGCGTCCCCTGATGGCTCCACCCAGGCCGACAGCTCCACGCtgccctctgctcctctgcag GTGAAGCAGGAGGCCCAGGAGCCGcagcaagaggaggaggaggaggaggtgatctGTATCAAAGAGGAGCcagaggaagagcaggaggTGATGGCAACCCTTCTGCTGGACTGTCAGGTGCAGCAGGGTCATCTTCAAGAGTCAGAG ACTCAAAGGTCGGTAACAGAGTGGTCGGCAATTCCAGCAAGCCAAAGAAATCACACTGCAGCCTCCAGCTCAGCCGGACCAAGCGCCT ATCCGATGCCTCAGCCAGTAGCCTCCCAGCAGTCAATGGTGGCTTTGCCATCTGGCATCCCACCTCGCCAGGCAGTGCGGCCCTGGACTAAAGACCTCAGCCTTTATGAAGAGTACAAACTGCGCAGGAATGAGCTCCGCAGGCGAAGCATCACCAGACGCAGAGAGTTGGAGAAGACGCTGCCTCAGCCGCTGCTCGCAGATCTA GTGCGAGAGCGTCGAGAGAAGACCAGACTGAGGGTGGCCAGATGGAGGGCAAAAAGGAAACTCCAGGCGTGTATTAACCAGGCTCAG GCTCTAGGTGGCGCTGCAGGTCTTTCTCAAAACGGCTTTCCCATCAGCAGTCAGCATCAGCAGCTCACAGTGTCTTGTG CTGCGACGTCCAGCAGTCAGCAGAGACAGAGCTCAGCGCTGCCGCAGTCCAACAGCTTCCTCAGCAACacatcagcagcaaacagcatcTCTGCCACtctccccttcctcccctccacctcctcctctacTCTGCTCCTGAGAGGCTCCAACATGGCTCCACATCAGTACACGGTCACAACATCTTCACCATCCTCTTCCTACCCCCAGGTCAGCCTACAGCAGAGTatctctctgacagacacagataTCTTGCAATGA
- the si:ch211-67e16.4 gene encoding uncharacterized protein si:ch211-67e16.4 isoform X1, whose protein sequence is MDVSIAVSLIRGQMGTVVERAVNGAVETVLAEMLKVVGVKFEELKAQVALMKRDVASLQREKAQKEKENDNIRAKLRYTELKLKYYRQGVEEELQQRASTSTLVRIHPSSFLQGQRGSGCVSSAETSPSCSTQSRTSEGSLTISNQECTSPHSTSRRTVRMRSHSDVEVATSDPSDLLLPVSVSVNTPTESLDSSTVLFCPAEQDTAQSKDEDQEDDCEWTITLQPHTGDVDDVVVPAPVQTLTLDPGQQSAAGFASPDGSTQADSSTLPSAPLQVKQEAQEPQQEEEEEEVICIKEEPEEEQEVMATLLLDCQVQQGHLQESETQRSVTEWSAIPASQRNHTAASSSAGPSAYPMPQPVASQQSMVALPSGIPPRQAVRPWTKDLSLYEEYKLRRNELRRRSITRRRELEKTLPQPLLADLVRERREKTRLRVARWRAKRKLQACINQAQALGGAAGLSQNGFPISSQHQQLTVSCAATSSSQQRQSSALPQSNSFLSNTSAANSISATLPFLPSTSSSTLLLRGSNMAPHQYTVTTSSPSSSYPQVSLQQSISLTDTDILQ, encoded by the exons ATGGATGTCAGCATTGCCGTGTCGCTGATTCGAGGTCAGATGGGTACTGTGGTTGAGCGAGCAGTGAACGGAGCGGTGGAGACAGTGCTGGCCGAAATGCTCAAAGTGGTCGGAGTCAAATTTGAGGAACTGAAAGCCCAAGTTGCGCTGATGAAGAGGGACGTTGCATCATTGCAGCGGGAAAAGGCccagaaagagaaggagaatgACAACATTCGAGCCAAGCTGCGTTACACCGAGCTGAAGTTGAAATACTACAGACAGggagtggaggaggagctgcaaCAGAGAGCCTCTACCTCCACTCTGGTTCGCATCCATCCGTCCTCCTTTCTTCAAGGACAGAGAGGTAGCGGATGTGTTTCCTCTGCTGAGACCTCTCCCTCATGCTCGACTCAGAGCAGGACCTCTGAAGGATCACTGACAATAAGCAATCAAG AATGCACCTCTCCACACAGCACAAGCAGACGTACAGTCAGAATGCGCTCCCATTCAGATGTGGAAGTTGCCACCTCTGACCCGTCTGACCTGCTGCTGCCCGTCTCAGTCTCTGTGAACACACCGACAGAATCTCTGGACAGCAGTACAG ttttattttgtcctgCAGAACAAGACACAGCTCAGAGCAAAGATGAAGATCAGGAGGACGACTGTGAGTGGACCATCACCCTGCAGCCACATACAGGAGATGTGGATGATGTTGTTGTCCCTGCTCCTGTCCAGACTCTGACTTTGGATCCAGGGCAGCAGTCAGCAGCTGGTTTTGCGTCCCCTGATGGCTCCACCCAGGCCGACAGCTCCACGCtgccctctgctcctctgcag GTGAAGCAGGAGGCCCAGGAGCCGcagcaagaggaggaggaggaggaggtgatctGTATCAAAGAGGAGCcagaggaagagcaggaggTGATGGCAACCCTTCTGCTGGACTGTCAGGTGCAGCAGGGTCATCTTCAAGAGTCAGAG ACTCAAAGGTCGGTAACAGAGTGGTCGGCAATTCCAGCAAGCCAAAGAAATCACACTGCAGCCTCCAGCTCAGCCGGACCAAGCGCCT ATCCGATGCCTCAGCCAGTAGCCTCCCAGCAGTCAATGGTGGCTTTGCCATCTGGCATCCCACCTCGCCAGGCAGTGCGGCCCTGGACTAAAGACCTCAGCCTTTATGAAGAGTACAAACTGCGCAGGAATGAGCTCCGCAGGCGAAGCATCACCAGACGCAGAGAGTTGGAGAAGACGCTGCCTCAGCCGCTGCTCGCAGATCTA GTGCGAGAGCGTCGAGAGAAGACCAGACTGAGGGTGGCCAGATGGAGGGCAAAAAGGAAACTCCAGGCGTGTATTAACCAGGCTCAG GCTCTAGGTGGCGCTGCAGGTCTTTCTCAAAACGGCTTTCCCATCAGCAGTCAGCATCAGCAGCTCACAGTGTCTTGTG CTGCGACGTCCAGCAGTCAGCAGAGACAGAGCTCAGCGCTGCCGCAGTCCAACAGCTTCCTCAGCAACacatcagcagcaaacagcatcTCTGCCACtctccccttcctcccctccacctcctcctctacTCTGCTCCTGAGAGGCTCCAACATGGCTCCACATCAGTACACGGTCACAACATCTTCACCATCCTCTTCCTACCCCCAGGTCAGCCTACAGCAGAGTatctctctgacagacacagataTCTTGCAATGA
- the LOC126393472 gene encoding olfactory receptor 52L1-like, producing MTNSTEIVSFVLTMYINIGKFKHLYFILAMLLYISVIFANTCLIVVIYVDRNLHEPMYLFLCCLFVNEIWGSTSLLPCLMVHILSDTHEISAFYCFIQIFNIHSYAAIEFGTLTIMAYDRYVCICKPLHYNVLMTIGKVQIGILVIWMISFLEVGVLLSFTIRLKFCGTVIQKISCDNHLVVELSCSPDRTMSYLHDVVFGLLFTVAVPLSYISYTYVRIFAVCLKASKQTKMKAFDTCLPHLFSLMSFVFAGFYNLISQRFDMTFVPHELRVILTMYGPIVQPLLNPMIYGLKLSKIRHAFNVVFKLKQ from the coding sequence ATGACAAACTCAACAGAGATTGTGTCCTTTGTGTTGACTATGTACATTAACATAGGGAAGTTTAAGCACCTGTATTTCATCCTGGCAATGCTGTTATACATATCCGTCATTTTTGCTAACACTTGtcttattgttgttatttacgtgGACAGAAACCTGCATGAGCCCATGTATCTATtcctgtgctgtttgtttgtaaatGAAATCTGGGGCAGCACGTCTTTGCTGCCCTGCTTGATGGTACATATCTTGTCAGACACTCATGAAATTTCTGCCTTTTACTGctttattcaaatatttaacattcattcatacGCAGCTATTGAATTTGGGACGTTGACAATAATGGCATATGACAGATACGTATGTATTTGCAAGCCTTTACATTACAACGTCCTGATGACAATTGGAAAAGTACAAATTGGCATCCTTGTTATTTGGATGATTTCTTTTTTAGAGGTTGGAGTTTTGTTGTCTTTCACTATTCGTCTAAAGTTTTGTGGGACTGTTATCCAGAAAATATCTTGTGATAACCATCTCGTCGTTGAACTGTCTTGTTCACCGGACAGAACGATGTCGTATCTGCATGATGTTGTTTTTGGCCTTCTTTTTACTGTTGCAGTTCCTCTCAGTTATATTTCATACACGTATGTTAGGAtctttgctgtgtgtttaaAGGCATCCAAACAGACCAAAATGAAAGCCTTTGATACGTGCTTgccacatttattttcactcaTGAGCTTTGTCTTTGCTGGTTTTTACAACCTGATCAGTCAAAGATTTGACATGACGTTTGTTCCACATGAGCTGCGTGTTATTTTGACGATGTACGGACCGATCGTTCAGCCTCTTCTAAATCCAATGATATACGGTCTGAAGCTGTCAAAGATTAGGCACGCTTTCAATGtggtttttaaattaaaacagtaa